One Nicotiana tomentosiformis chromosome 4, ASM39032v3, whole genome shotgun sequence genomic window carries:
- the LOC104115046 gene encoding proteinaceous RNase P 1, chloroplastic/mitochondrial, which translates to MVFRRMGHFSPCLSKTSPFFSLLTKTPYPFHLPHTIHFFKPIHTKFPHTYPFSMNQKTHLCTSAAFLQQPTSKTFSNSRSAKKARRDAPESVLRHKLDQCSKHGDLQEALRLYEEAKLNNISLSVHHYNVLLYLCSASCTKEFGIEKGFEIFKQMGVNGVAPNEATFTSAARLAVAKQDPEMAFDIVKKMKSSGVPPKLRSYGPALFGFCDKGMADKAYEVDVHMGESGVVAEEAELSALLKVSSLSERADKVYETMHRLRANVRQVCEETAGVIEDWFNSECAAEIGVENWDVGKVKEGVVKGGGGSHGQGWLGKGNWSVVRAEMDSSGVCSSCGEKLVCIDIDPKETENFANSLAKLACEREVKANFVQFQEWLQKHGPFDAVVDGANVGLITQRSFNFSQLRNVVNKLRQMSKSNKLPLVILHKSRATGGPAQHPNNKKLLESWKKAGALYATPHGSNDDWYWLYAAVSSKGLLLTNDEMRDHLFQLLGTSFFPRWKEKHQIRMTASRDDGLELHMPPPYSIVIQESEHGCWHVPTVIGDDIEMPRQWVCATRRKALHSLFQPTGESNH; encoded by the coding sequence ATGGTCTTTCGTCGCATGGGTCATTTTTCACCTTGTCTTTCTAAAACCTCACCCTTCTTCTCTCTTCTCACGAAAACCCCTTATCCATTTCATCTTCCCCATACTATCCACTTCTTCAAACCAATTCATACCAAATTCCCACATACATATCCCTTTTCCATGAACCAAAAGACCCATCTCTGCACTTCCGCTGCTTTCCTCCAACAACCCACAAGTAAAACCTTTTCCAATAGCAGGTCCGCCAAGAAAGCCCGGCGTGACGCGCCTGAAAGTGTGCTGCGCCATAAGCTAGACCAGTGTTCAAAACACGGTGACTTACAGGAAGCCCTTCGCCTTTATGAAGAAGCTAAGTTAAACAACATTTCACTCAGTGTTCATCATTATAATGTGTTGCTTTATCTTTGTTCTGCTTCTTGTACCAAGGAATTTGGTATTGAAAAAGGATTTGAGATTTTCAAACAGATGGGTGTAAATGGTGTTGCTCCTAATGAGGCCACGTTCACTAGTGCTGCTAGATTGGCGGTTGCTAAGCAAGACCCAGAAATGGCTTTTGATATAGTGAAGAAAATGAAGAGTTCTGGTGTTCCTCCGAAGTTAAGATCTTATGGGCCAGCATTGTTTGGGTTTTGTGATAAGGGAATGGCTGATAAGGCTTATGAAGTTGACGTACATATGGGGGAATCAGGGGTTGTGGCTGAGGAAGCAGAGCTTTCTGCACTGTTAAAAGTTAGTTCTTTGTCCGAAAGGGCTGATAAAGTATATGAGACGATGCATAGATTAAGGGCAAATGTAAGGCAGGTGTGTGAAGAGACTGCTGGTGTCATAGAGGATTGGTTTAACTCTGAATGTGCTGCAGAGATTGGGGTGGAGAATTGGGATGTTGGGAAAGTGAAGGAAGGTGTTGTGAAAGGAGGGGGTGGTTCGCATGGACAAGGCTGGTTGGGAAAGGGAAATTGGTCCGTGGTGAGAGCCGAGATGGATAGCTCTGGAGTTTGTAGTTCGTGTGGTGAAAAGCTTGTGTGCATTGACATTGATCCCAAGGAGACAGAGAACTTTGCTAATTCCTTGGCAAAATTGGCTTGTGAAAGAGAAGTTAAGGCTAATTTTGTGCAATTTCAGGAGTGGCTTCAGAAGCACGGTCCATTCGATGCTGTGGTGGATGGTGCAAATGTTGGCCTTATTACTCAACGAAGTTTTAATTTCTCTCAGCTCAGAAATGTTGTCAATAAATTAAGACAGATGAGTAAATCAAACAAACTTCCGCTAGTTATTTTGCACAAAAGTCGTGCAACTGGTGGTCCTGCTCAACATCCTAATAACAAGAAGTTGTTAGAAAGCTGGAAAAAAGCGGGTGCACTTTATGCCACTCCACATGGTTCAAATGATGATTGGTACTGGTTATACGCTGCTGTCAGTTCTAAAGGTTTGCTTTTGACAAATGATGAGATGAGAGACCACTTGTTCCAACTGTTGGGCACTAGCTTTTTCCCCAGATGGAAGGAAAAACATCAGATCCGGATGACAGCTTCAAGAGATGACGGACTTGAGCTCCATATGCCACCACCTTATTCAATTGTTATTCAGGAGTCCGAGCATGGTTGTTGGCATGTGCCAACTGTTATTGGAGATGACATTGAGATGCCAAGACAGTGGGTATGTGCAACCAGGAGAAAAGCACTGCACTCTCTCTTTCAACCAACTGGGGAATCAAATCATTAA
- the LOC104115045 gene encoding thylakoid lumenal 29 kDa protein, chloroplastic gives MVSFSSTLPSLVSLIPSPSSIANASRYPPQAGMICCKFGPELNNEDRCFRRRDVLHSFGAAVGMDLIARSSSFVEVANAADLIQRRQRSEFQSKIKGILYEAIKGNPDIVPSILTLALNDIMTYDKATKSGGPNGSIRFSSEISRPENKGLAAAMNLLEESKKEIDSDSKGGPISYADLIQLAAQSAVKSTFLASAIRKCGGNVEKGSLLYSAYGSNGQWGLFDRQFGRSDAQEPDPEGRVPQWDKASVQEMKDKFKAVGFGPRQLAVMSAFIGPDQDATEALLANDPEVLPWVQKYQRSRETVSRTDYEVDLITTLTKLSCLGQQINYEAYSYPVQKIDVTKLKL, from the exons ATGGTCTCTTTTTCTTCAACACTTCCATCTTTGGTTTCACTGATTCCTTCACCATCTTCCATTGCCAATGCCTCCAGATACCCTCCTCAAGCT GGTATGATTTGTTGCAAGTTTGGACCAGAGCTTAACAATGAGGATCGTTGCTTTCGTAGACGTGATGTTCTTCACTCCTTTGGAGCAGCAGTAGGGATG GACTTGATAGCAAGATCCAGCTCGTTCGTTGAAGTAGCTAATGCTGCTGATCTGATACAACGCAGACAGCGTTCAGAGTTTCAAT CAAAGATCAAGGGAATTCTTTATGAAGCTATAAAG GGAAATCCAGATATCGTTCCATCCATACTAACGTTAGCACTTAATGATATCATGACTTATGATAAG GCAACAAAATCTGGGGGTCCCAATGGATCAATACGTTTCAG CTCAGAGATCAGCAGACCAGAAAATAAGGGGCTTGCTGCTGCTATGAATTTGTTGGAGGAATCAAAAAAGGAGATAGATTCAGATTCCAAAGGTGGACCCATCTCATATGCAGATCTCATCCAGTTAGCTG CACAAAGTGCAGTCAAATCAACCTTTCTCGCTTCTGCAATTCGCAAATGTGGTGGTAATGTAGAGAAGGGATCTTTGTTATACAGTGCATACGGTTCTAACGGACAG TGGGGCCTATTTGATAGGCAATTTGGGAGGTCAGATGCACAGGAGCCTGATCCAGAGGGAAGGGTGCCTCAGTGGGATAAAGCAAGTGTGCAGGAAATGAAAGACAAGTTCAAAGCTGTTGGCTTTGGCCCTCGTCAG CTAGCAGTAATGTCTGCATTCATAGGTCCTGATCAAGATGCAACAGAGGCCCTACTCGCCAACGACCCAGAAGTTCTTCCGTGGGTTCAGAAGTACCAAAGGAGCAGGGAAACAGTTTCTCGAACTGATTATGAG GTAGACTTAATTACTACTCTCACAAAATTAAGCTGCTTGGGACAACAAATAAACTATGAGGCATATAGTTATCCTGTCCAGAAAATTGATGTTACCAAACTCAAGTTGTAG